GCATGCCGCTCCTCCGCGGCACCGACAAGCCGCAGAGCGTGCCGCTCGAGACGTACGTGAACGCGCCCGGCTTCGAGCCCGACGAGCTCGATCCCCCGAAGGACGGCGCGCCGGTCGTGAAGCCGAAAGAGGGCGAGCTCTGCGAGATCGCGGGCGCCCGCTTCGACGCGGTGCTCTCGACGCGCGGGGCCTCGCTCGTCCACTTCGACCTGAAGGATCAGCAGTACGCGGGCGGCGGCACGTTCGACATGTCGACCACGCCCGACCACGAGCGCTGGCGCAGCCTCCGCACGACGTTCCGCGGCGAGGGCGCGAACGACCAGCTCAAGTACGACCGCTTCCTTTGGAAGCTCGAGCGCCTCGAGGGCAAGAAGGGCTGCGTCTTTTCGTACGAGGACGAGCTCGTCACCATCAAGAAGACCGTCCGCACCAACGATCGCCCCTTCGAGCTCGAGGTCACGACCGAGGTGAAGAACCTCGCCGAGGACGCGAAGAGCCACAAGCTCGCCGTGGGCATGTTCGCCTTCCGCCGCAACGAAGAGGTGAAGGGCAAGCTCGGTCGCGTCTCCCCCTTCCAGACCGAGCTCGTGTGTGCCCAAGGCAAGGACGTCACCCGAAAGAACAAGGACGAGTTCAAAGAGGGCTGGCAGACGGTCCAGGGTGTCGACCGATTCGCGGCGATCTCGAACTACTACTTCGGCCAGGCGATCGTGCCCACGGTCGAGGGCGGCCCCGCCGACTGCGCCATCCTCGCCGAGGACTGGTTCTCGCCCGGGCAGGCCCGCGACGACGACAAGGCCGGCGCCGTGTACCACGCGAGCCTCGTGTATCCTGCACGCAAGCTCGCCAAAGGTGAGAGCGCGTCGTACACGCAGGTCGCCTTCTTGGGCCCCAAGGAGCGCGACGTGCTCGCCGCCGTGGGCCAAGGCGGAAAGGCCGCCCCCGTCACGGGCAACCCGCACCTCGGCGAGCTCATCAACCTCGGGTTCTTCTCGCCCGTGGCGAAGGTGCTCATCAGCTTCCTCGTGTTCCTCCACGCGAAGGTCACGTTCGGGAACTGGGGCCTCGCCATCATCTTGATGACGATCTGCGTGCGCCTCGTGCTCTTCCCGCTCACGTGGAAGTCGATCAAGTCGACCGTGGGCATGCGCAAGCTGAAGCCCGAGGTCGACGCCATCAACGCGAAGTTCGCCGACGACGCGCAGGCGAAGAACCTCGCCATGATGGAGCTCTGGAAAAAACACGGCGTGAGCCCCTTCGGCGGGTGCTTGCCGCAGCTCGTGCAGATGCCGGTCTGGTTCGCGATGTACACGACCCTCCAGACGGCCGTGGAGATGTACCACGAGAAATTCTTGTGGTTCCAAGACCTCTCGGCGCCCGACCGGTTCTACATTTTGCCGCTCGTGCTCGGCGCGTTCATGATCGTGCAGCAGCGCATCGTGCCGCAGCAGCCCGGCATGGACCCGGCCCAGCAGAAGATGATGATGTGGCTCATGCCGGGCATCTTCACCGTCATGATGCTCTTTTTGCCGGCGGCGCTCGGCGTCTACATGCTCACGAACAGCATCCTTGGCATCGTGCAGCAGCTCGCGGTCGAAAAATTCGCCCCGAGCGGCCCCCAAAAGAAGGCCGGAGAGATTTCGGTCGAGGAAGTGGCCCAGTCCAAGGTAGAAGTCGGGAAGGGAAAGGCCCGGGTATGACGATGAGCGACGTGGAGACCAATAGCGCAGACGCGCAGAGCCAGCGGGCTGTCCAGTTCGTCCGGATGCTCCTCACCAAGATGCAGGTGGACGCGGACGCGATCCTCGCGCCCGACGACGGCGAAGGCTCGGCCGACGAGATCCGCATCGACATCGAGGGCCCCGACGCGGGCCGGGTCATCGGCAAGCGCGGCAGCGTGCTCGAGGCCATCCAGTACCTCACGACGCGCGTCGTGCATCGCCCCGGCGACGCACGCCGTCACGTGCAGGTCGACGCCGAAGGGTACCGCGCCCGCCACGAGGACCAGCTCGCCGAGATGGCCCAGAAGCTCGGGCAGCGCGTCGCCAAAGAGGGCAAGATCATCACCTTCGACCCGATGAGCGCCCGCGATCGCCGCATCGTGCACGTGGCCCTCAAGGACGTGCAGGGCGTCCGCACGGAGAGCCACGGCGAAGGCCCCGATCGGCGCGTGCAGATCATCCCGCTCAAGAACGGCTCCTGATCGGGAAGCGCCCGCGCGCGCGCGGCGGCCGAGCTCCCCCAAGGGCTCGGCCGTTCGCCATTTTTCCTCGTCGCGCGGAAAAATAGGTCGTTCGACCTACTGCGTCGAAGATCGCGGCGACGGGCAATCAAGGGCGGGTTCGCCCTGGCCGGCGCATTTCGCTACCATCGGCTCACCCGATGGCGGCCCGCTTCACGAACCTCGATGGCACGACGCCCGACAAGGGCCCTCTCGACATGTTGAAGTGGCAGGTCGGCGATCGCCTGCTCGGGAAGCGGCGGCGCTCGGGCCCTCCCTTTACGGTGCCCCATCGCCCGAACGACGGCGCCCTCGTGCGCGAGGCCCGCGCGAGCCTCACGTGGGTCGGCCACGCCACGTTCGCGATGCGCCTCGGGGGCAAGCTGGTGGTGACCGACCCGGTGCTCGGCACGCGCATCCAAGGCGTCGTGAAGCGGCTCTCGCCGCCCGGGCTGCGGCGCGAGGCGATGGGCCACGTCGACGTGGTCACCGTCTCGCACGACCACTTCGACCACCTCGACGTCCCCTCGCTCCGCCACATCGGCCCGGAGGCCACCTTCGTCACGCCGCTCGGGTGCGGCAAGCTCCTCCGCGACGCGGGCCTACCGAACGTGATCGAGCTCGACAGGTGGCAAGAGGCCGACGTGCACGGCCTCCGCGTGCGGCTCGTGCCGGCGCAGCACTGGTGCATGCGTGCGCCGTGGGACAGGAACACACGGCTCTGGGGCGGCTTCGTGATCGAGGGCCCCGAGGGCAAGGCCTACCACGCGGGCGACACGGCCTTCGCCGAGGACGTTTTTGCCGCGATCGGCGCGCGTGAGCCGGGCATCGACTGGGCCATGATGCCCATCGGAGCCTACGACCCCGAGTGGTTCATGAGCCCCCAGCACATCGGCCCCGAGGACGCCGTGCGTGCCCATCGTTTGCTCGGCGCGAAGCACTTCGTCGCGATGCACTGGGGCACCTTCCGCCTCACCGACGAGCCCATCGGGGAGCCACCGGTGCGCGCGCGTGCGGCGTGGGAAGCGGCTGGTAACCCTAGAGATCATTTGTGGATTTCGGATCTCGGAGAGACCCGGGATCTCACGCGCTGACGCGCGCTCCGGGCCGCACGCGCGCGAGCGACGAGGCCCGTCGCATCGAGCCTCGCCGCCGCGCCGACGCCACGACCATCAGGGCTTCGCCCAGAGCACCTTCAGCCTGTCGAAGGCCGCACGTGGGGTCCTGCCGTCGACCACCTGCACGCCGGGTCCCGGAAAATACGCGCCGCCGCGGCGGTTCTCGACGGCGTGGATGCCGAAGCCCTCTTCGTCCCAGCAGCCACCCGGGAAGGCCTCGCTCGCGGCCTTCGATGGCGTCGCGTGCCACACGTCGGTCTCGATGGCGTTCGCGTGGGCGCCCGCCTTGAAGTACTCGTCTTGCCACTCGAAGACGAGCCCGCCCGCTACGACGTCGCGGTTCGCGTCGATGTGCTTCCAGTGGCCCTCGATGTAGTCGGCCTGGGCCTTCGCCCGGTCGGGGAGCTCGACCATCGCGCCGTTCGGGCACATGCTCACGAGCGACGGGCTCGAGCCGGGGCGCACGGGCGCGCCGAGGGACGCGAGGATCTCCTTGCGGGTCGTGGCAGGGGCGCCGAACTCGGTCACGACGAAGGGCTTGTCGCTCACGTCCGCGAGCTCCTCGAAGAGGTGGTCGAAGTCGTTCGTGCTCGCGTTCGGATCGAGACGCCCACGGTACGAGTTCACGCCGAAGACATCGATGTTCGATACGTCGAAGCCCTTCTGCTTCACGATGCGGAGCGACTGCATGCTGTCGTCGATGAGCGCCATCAGCGTGTGCTTCTTCGGCGCCTTCGCCTTCACGGCGGCGCCGAGCTCGTTCATGTAGCCCCAGAACGCGGGATTTTGCCGGTTCTGGACGAGGTTCAGCTCGTTCGAGAGCACGAACCCGAGCACGGCCGGGTGGGACCCCACTTCCTCGGCGAGCGCCTCGAAGGCACGCTTGTCCGTCGCGCGCCGCTCGGCGGCGGTCTGTTGGCCGTTCCACGCCCACCCGGCCTCCGTTCGGGCTTCGTCGGCGACGAACGTGTCGCCCTCGGGGGTCGTCACGAAGAACGAGCCGTCCGTGGGGGGAGCCGAGACGCGCGTGTACCGGAAGATGCCGGGGCTCACGGGGAACGCCACGTACGCGCGGATCGGGCGGTCGCCGCCGTTCCAGAGCATGTCGAGGAACTTCGTGTGCGAGCGCATGGCACGCGGCCCCTTCTGGGCGTCCCACGGGTGCATCGCGTAGAGGCGGATGGTGTTGACGCCCATCTCGCGCATCTGCGCGACGTCCTTCGCCAGGACCTCTTGGTACGCGGGCTCGGCGAAGATGTCCCCGCCGTGTCCGTCGAGGTTCCCCGGCCCCCAGAAGGAGCTGTTGTCGCCCCCGATCGGGATGGGGGAGTAGTCGACGCCTCGCACCTGGTAGTCGTGACCATCGAGAACGAGCTTCCTGCCGACGATGGTGACGTCGGTCGCCGAAGGAACGAGGGCCGACGCCACCGACGCGCGCCCGTCGGCGTCGCTCGAGGGGAGCTCCCCAGGGTCGTGGGCGCAGGCGAAGAGGGAGGTCGCGGCGGCGAGGAGGGCGGCGAGGACGTGGCGGCGCATGGGGCTCTCTTTTCGGGTGAGGGGTCGTGCGGGCGGCCGGGCCATCGCGGCTCGGCGCCCGTCTCACGAGAGAGCATGCGGCGCCCCACGATGCAGCACAACGCAACCATCGTGAGCCATACCATTAGGGAAACTTATCTATTGGAAACCTGCCCCAGCGCCCGCACGTCGAGCACACGGAACTTTACGCGGGCCGCGTTTGCGAGCGTCCGCGGTCGGACGAATGCTCTCCACCGCGTGCGGCACTCTCGCCCACGTGTTCCCAAGCCCCGCCCCGAGCCTCTCGGGGCGCGTGGAGACGACACATGCATCCTGCATTTTATCATTGGTGGAAGACCTCGAGACGCGGCGCCGATTGTCACGCGGGGGCCCAGGCCTCGTGCGGCCCGTTCGGCGCGCGGCATCACGGCGGCGAGCCCGACGCGACCCGCAGCGCAGGCCCCCCCGGCCACGACGAGCCGTTCGGCGGTGGCCCCTTCGGCGTGAGGCGACCGCTCCGGTTCCTCGCGCACAAGCTCGAGCTCGACGAGGCCCAGGTCGAAGAGCTCGCGCGCATCATGAACACGCTGAAGACCGAGCGGGCCCAGGCCGAGGTCGATCATCAGCGCACGATCGCGGCGCTCGCCGACGCGATGGAGGGCGCGACGTTCGACGAGGCTCGGGCGGCCGAGGGCGGAAAGATGCGCGTCGAGAGCGCCGAACGTCTGAGGACCGCCGTCATCACGGCCCTCGGGCGAATCCACGCGCTGCTGAACGACGGGCAACGCAAGAAGCTCGCGTACCTCGTACGCACGGGCACGATCGCGGTCTGACCCCGGTGGCAGGGGCCCCAGCAGCTGCAGGAAGGGGCTCCTGCCTTCCCCGCGGGGCGCGCCGGACACGCCTCGCGAGCCCCTCGAAATGGGCGTAGAGTCGGCCCATGATGCCGAAGCTCGCCCGCGCCCTCCGGATCACCCTGTCGCTGTCCGTCGCGGGGCTCGCCGTGGCGTGCGGGTCGGCCAAGACGCCCGACGCCGTCAAGACGGAGCTCGCGCGAGGGCCCGCCGACACCGTGACGGTGGTGGTGTTCTCGGACTACGAGTGCCCGTTCTGCAAGGCCGCCCACACCGAGCTCGCCAAGGCGCTGCAGGCGTCGCCCGGCCTGAAGGTGCGGTTCGTACGGCACCACGTGCCTCTCCCGAGCCACCCGCACGCGGAGATGGCGGCACGCGCGGCGATCTGCGTCGAGACCCTCGGCGGGCGCACCGAGACCATGGACGACGCGCTCTTCGCCGCGGGCTCGGCGAGGCTCGATCCGGGGAGCTGCGAGGACGCCGCGGCCGACGCGGGCGTGGACCGCGACGCCTTCCG
The DNA window shown above is from Myxococcales bacterium and carries:
- the yidC gene encoding membrane protein insertase YidC, with amino-acid sequence MDRNTLVRWVVIAAAIFLFMKFGMPLLRGTDKPQSVPLETYVNAPGFEPDELDPPKDGAPVVKPKEGELCEIAGARFDAVLSTRGASLVHFDLKDQQYAGGGTFDMSTTPDHERWRSLRTTFRGEGANDQLKYDRFLWKLERLEGKKGCVFSYEDELVTIKKTVRTNDRPFELEVTTEVKNLAEDAKSHKLAVGMFAFRRNEEVKGKLGRVSPFQTELVCAQGKDVTRKNKDEFKEGWQTVQGVDRFAAISNYYFGQAIVPTVEGGPADCAILAEDWFSPGQARDDDKAGAVYHASLVYPARKLAKGESASYTQVAFLGPKERDVLAAVGQGGKAAPVTGNPHLGELINLGFFSPVAKVLISFLVFLHAKVTFGNWGLAIILMTICVRLVLFPLTWKSIKSTVGMRKLKPEVDAINAKFADDAQAKNLAMMELWKKHGVSPFGGCLPQLVQMPVWFAMYTTLQTAVEMYHEKFLWFQDLSAPDRFYILPLVLGAFMIVQQRIVPQQPGMDPAQQKMMMWLMPGIFTVMMLFLPAALGVYMLTNSILGIVQQLAVEKFAPSGPQKKAGEISVEEVAQSKVEVGKGKARV
- a CDS encoding KH domain-containing protein, which produces MSDVETNSADAQSQRAVQFVRMLLTKMQVDADAILAPDDGEGSADEIRIDIEGPDAGRVIGKRGSVLEAIQYLTTRVVHRPGDARRHVQVDAEGYRARHEDQLAEMAQKLGQRVAKEGKIITFDPMSARDRRIVHVALKDVQGVRTESHGEGPDRRVQIIPLKNGS
- a CDS encoding MBL fold metallo-hydrolase encodes the protein MLKWQVGDRLLGKRRRSGPPFTVPHRPNDGALVREARASLTWVGHATFAMRLGGKLVVTDPVLGTRIQGVVKRLSPPGLRREAMGHVDVVTVSHDHFDHLDVPSLRHIGPEATFVTPLGCGKLLRDAGLPNVIELDRWQEADVHGLRVRLVPAQHWCMRAPWDRNTRLWGGFVIEGPEGKAYHAGDTAFAEDVFAAIGAREPGIDWAMMPIGAYDPEWFMSPQHIGPEDAVRAHRLLGAKHFVAMHWGTFRLTDEPIGEPPVRARAAWEAAGNPRDHLWISDLGETRDLTR
- a CDS encoding Spy/CpxP family protein refolding chaperone → MHPAFYHWWKTSRRGADCHAGAQASCGPFGARHHGGEPDATRSAGPPGHDEPFGGGPFGVRRPLRFLAHKLELDEAQVEELARIMNTLKTERAQAEVDHQRTIAALADAMEGATFDEARAAEGGKMRVESAERLRTAVITALGRIHALLNDGQRKKLAYLVRTGTIAV
- a CDS encoding thioredoxin domain-containing protein — its product is MMPKLARALRITLSLSVAGLAVACGSAKTPDAVKTELARGPADTVTVVVFSDYECPFCKAAHTELAKALQASPGLKVRFVRHHVPLPSHPHAEMAARAAICVETLGGRTETMDDALFAAGSARLDPGSCEDAAADAGVDRDAFRDCLRAPATDERLRRDLAAYMETSAGGVPLFFVGSARFEGAQDSSTWIDAFARAKPAK